A single window of Narcine bancroftii isolate sNarBan1 chromosome 1, sNarBan1.hap1, whole genome shotgun sequence DNA harbors:
- the LOC138736090 gene encoding zinc finger protein 787-like: MRQGFKHTSRLLRHQRVHTNERPFICHRCGKGFTYSSSLQNHQRVHTGERPFTCPRVRQGLQQVIPPAATPAGPHRGKGPSSAPSVARASPTPPACRTTSGSTPGRGASSASSVARASPRHPTC, encoded by the coding sequence ATGCGACAAGGGTTCAAGCACACCTCTCGCCTGCTGAGACACCAGCGTGTCCACACCAATGAAAGGCCCTTCATCTGCCACAGGTGTGGCAAAGGCTTCACCTACTCCTCCAGCCTGCAGaaccaccagcgggttcacactggggagaggccattcacctgcccccgagtgcggcaagggcttcagcaAGTCATCCCACCTGCTGCTACACCAGCGGGCCCACACCGGGGAAAGGGCCCTTCATCTGCCCcaagtgtggcaagggcttcacctaCTCCTCCAGCCTGCAGAAccaccagtgggtccacaccggggagaggtgCTTCATCTGCCTcaagtgtggcaagggcttcaccacGTCATCctacctgctga